A genomic region of Arachis hypogaea cultivar Tifrunner chromosome 5, arahy.Tifrunner.gnm2.J5K5, whole genome shotgun sequence contains the following coding sequences:
- the LOC112801200 gene encoding adenylyl-sulfate kinase 3 isoform X2, with protein sequence MTGTGTATVGAESFFPPLRLQTTSHIPKLGFLKLNRSLISLRSLQIKASDSSNQLRLNVAHDLTLSNSNGNSNGNATGSGTTNLKHLSTIGNSTNIQWHSCSVQKDDRHSLLHQKGCVIWITGLSGSGKSTIACALSRILHQRGKLTYVLDGDNIRHGLNKDLGFKAQDRAENIRRIGEVAKLFADAGVICIASLISPYRRDRDACRSMLPNGDFIEVFMDVPLHVCEARDPKGLYKLARAGKIKECLQALQGLTILTRHRFILR encoded by the exons ATGACTGGCACTGGAACAGCAACTGTGGGGGCAGAAAGCTTTTTCCCTCCTCTTCGGCTTCAAACGACGTCGCATATTCCCAAGCTAGGGTTCTTAAAGCTCAACCGCTCTCTCATCAGCCTCAGATCCCTCCAAATCAAAGCCTCCGACAGCTCCAATCAGCTGCGCCTCAATGTCGCTCACGACCTCACTCTCTCCAACTCCAATGGCAATAGCAATGGCAATGCCACCGGATCCG GGACAACGAACCTGAAGCATTTATCTACAATTGGAAACTCTACAAATATTCAATGGCACAGCTGTTCCGTCCAAAAAGATGATAGGCACAGTTTACTCCATCAAAAAGGATGTGTCATATGGATCACTGGTCTTAGTGGCTCTG GGAAAAGCACCATAGCTTGTGCTTTGAGTCGAATCTTGCATCAGAGGGGCAAGTTGACTTATGTTCTTGATGGGGACAACATTCGTCATGGCTTGAATAAAGACCTTGGATTTAAAGCTCAAGACCGTGCAGAGAATATCAGGAGAATTG GTGAGGTAGCAAAGCTATTTGCAGATGCTGGAGTTATTTGCATTGCAAGCTTGATTTCTCCGTATAGAAGAGATCGAGATGCCTGCCGATCAATGTTGCCAAATGGAGATTTTATTGAG GTTTTCATGGATGTGCCATTACATGTTTGCGAAGCAAGAGACCCCAAGGGCCTTTACAAGCTTGCGCGTGCTGGCAAGATCAAAG AGTGTCTCCAGGCTTTACAGGGATTGACGATCCTTACGAGACACCGATTCATTCTGAG ATAG
- the LOC112801200 gene encoding adenylyl-sulfate kinase 3 isoform X1, with translation MTGTGTATVGAESFFPPLRLQTTSHIPKLGFLKLNRSLISLRSLQIKASDSSNQLRLNVAHDLTLSNSNGNSNGNATGSGTTNLKHLSTIGNSTNIQWHSCSVQKDDRHSLLHQKGCVIWITGLSGSGKSTIACALSRILHQRGKLTYVLDGDNIRHGLNKDLGFKAQDRAENIRRIGEVAKLFADAGVICIASLISPYRRDRDACRSMLPNGDFIEVFMDVPLHVCEARDPKGLYKLARAGKIKGFTGIDDPYETPIHSEIVLKHGEPCASPVEMAEKIVVYLENKGYLHA, from the exons ATGACTGGCACTGGAACAGCAACTGTGGGGGCAGAAAGCTTTTTCCCTCCTCTTCGGCTTCAAACGACGTCGCATATTCCCAAGCTAGGGTTCTTAAAGCTCAACCGCTCTCTCATCAGCCTCAGATCCCTCCAAATCAAAGCCTCCGACAGCTCCAATCAGCTGCGCCTCAATGTCGCTCACGACCTCACTCTCTCCAACTCCAATGGCAATAGCAATGGCAATGCCACCGGATCCG GGACAACGAACCTGAAGCATTTATCTACAATTGGAAACTCTACAAATATTCAATGGCACAGCTGTTCCGTCCAAAAAGATGATAGGCACAGTTTACTCCATCAAAAAGGATGTGTCATATGGATCACTGGTCTTAGTGGCTCTG GGAAAAGCACCATAGCTTGTGCTTTGAGTCGAATCTTGCATCAGAGGGGCAAGTTGACTTATGTTCTTGATGGGGACAACATTCGTCATGGCTTGAATAAAGACCTTGGATTTAAAGCTCAAGACCGTGCAGAGAATATCAGGAGAATTG GTGAGGTAGCAAAGCTATTTGCAGATGCTGGAGTTATTTGCATTGCAAGCTTGATTTCTCCGTATAGAAGAGATCGAGATGCCTGCCGATCAATGTTGCCAAATGGAGATTTTATTGAG GTTTTCATGGATGTGCCATTACATGTTTGCGAAGCAAGAGACCCCAAGGGCCTTTACAAGCTTGCGCGTGCTGGCAAGATCAAAG GCTTTACAGGGATTGACGATCCTTACGAGACACCGATTCATTCTGAG ATAGTGCTGAAACATGGAGAGCCATGCGCTTCCCCTGTTGAGATGGCAGAAAAAATAGTCGTATACTTGGAGAACAAAGGGTACCTACATGCATAA